In Cydia splendana chromosome 3, ilCydSple1.2, whole genome shotgun sequence, one DNA window encodes the following:
- the LOC134806556 gene encoding uncharacterized protein LOC134806556 isoform X2, with protein MTTKAQKDKPHMPGPKLVPRPTTASIARAALNASNRMSPQPQRSASTKTPSSPNLKKKHNIQRNLHDISTKAENQVDTKIQDLEPIVNTNTDVNNVKESIEETQYQGERPVISESLQDEPHLDIVPLPSDYDSIDTASTQSKSQPRTPMASRPQTPQSPGWTQVGDTRPNTPPRTQDSIRSTTPVSRPTTPRKAQPNSQTIPPPDVSLASSAYLRSDSSEVDDNDLMSAFTAKQKQFQQMKKELDVKQQAVLEAFDSLRSLRERLPRESGMGGGEGAVQELLVYNVADWPAEELEQLYRGAAAADTDGAMQLIESVPIDESNFNEVEAKMMNMPEQFSELCLQAFGARQELIDWVKELLLHSDNDCGEGEILQRIGNYNTQGRQLCEALRELKEQADVAVDTVAYFSKRMWRDQNALISVGKVLVRDVACLKQNLETQANVVEQMQSQLYSLQTGTSNLQEIRQELEEERAAKNLLKEKLAMTENQHRQSRIRVTKMDRQLREAEASIATLTGTVKVLEDQSRLREIQLEARARKMRESLKTGEVASGHLAQKRDALQAEVTELKDQIEKLSAKYSSTIKHLENQLQETKSALEEQTLLNRNKDMEIANTKNTTLAESQATVEQLLTKIRELENKTAHNVEQKQPTSREMELLAELQATKETLRLVEEEVLVFKQEKVRFLETLAKIAESDDKVGMQQKLAAELLSKEEIVGKLQVQIRELIKNDKLLSQKVVQYEQYVKVLQAHRTGISNLEESNEDFQKEILDLRMKLFAEINRNEELTEALARKDHQLEQQDKTSRAQARVIKVREELINMLKNKETEQTRELLALQQDLENRMKIVDEVNKQIAAKAVEIQELFATLESKQQQIHRLEKIVLMLEEQQRRSQAQRTRHEEKIAALEHELAEGCRRERKFLFF; from the exons ATGACTACCAAAGCGCAGAAGGATAAGCCTC ATATGCCTGGGCCGAAGTTGGTGCCTAGGCCGACAACCGCGTCAATCGCGCGCGCAGCGCTTAACGCCTCCAACCGCATGTCTCCTCAGCCGCAGCGCTCCGCGTCGACTAAAACTCCAAGTTCGCCAAATTTAAAG AAAAAGCACAACATTCAACGAAATCTACATGACATCTCTACAAAGGCAGAGAACCAAGTGGATACAAAAATCCAAGATTTGGAACCGATCGTTAATACCAACACTGATGTAAATAATGTTAAG GAGAGCATTGAGGAGACTCAGTATCAGGGAGAAAGGCCAGTGATATCAGAGAGCCTGCAGGACGAACCTCATCTTGATATTGTACCATTGCCCTCGGATTACG ACTCTATAGACACGGCAAGTACACAGTCAAAGAGCCAGCCACGAACTCCAATGGCGAGCCGTCCGCAAACTCCTCAGAGTCCGGGATGGACGCAAGTAGGAGACACTCGGCCAAATACCCCCCCTAGAACACAGGACTCGATTCGGTCCACCACTCCCGTCAGTCGACCGACCACGCCTCGAAAAGCTCAACCCAATTCTCAAACAATACCACCGCCCGACGTGTCACTGGCCTCGTCTGCCTACCTACGTAGTGATAGCTCGGAAGTCGATGATAATGATCTCATGTCGGCTTTCACGGCGAAGCAGAAACAGTTCCAACAAATGAAGAAGGAATTGGATGTGAAACAA CAAGCGGTTCTAGAAGCGTTCGACAGCTTGCGCAGCCTGCGTGAACGTTTACCGCGCGAGAGCGGAATGGGCGGCGGCGAGGGTGCAGTGCAAGAGCTGCTGGTGTACAACGTCGCTGACTGGCCGGCGGAGGAGCTGGAGCAGCTCTAccgcggcgccgccgccgcagacACCGATGGAGCGATGCAACTTATTGAATCTGTCCCCATTG ATGAATCCAACTTTAATGAAGTAGAAGCCAAAATGATGAACATGCCAGAACAATTTTCTGAATTATGTCTCCAAGCGTTCGGAGCGCGACAAGAGCTCATAGATTGGGTTAAGGAACTTCTCCTGCATTCTGAtaac GACTGCGGCGAAGGGGAAATATTGCAGAGAATTGGCAATTACAACACGCAAGGGCGTCAGCTTTGCGAGGCTTTGCGGGAACTTAAAGAACAAGCGGACGTTGCGGTGGATACAGTAGCATATTTTTCCAA GCGAATGTGGAGAGATCAAAATGCATTAATTAGTGTAGGAAAAGTGCTAGTCCGTGACGTGGCATGTCTCAAGCAGAACCTTGAAACGCAAGCGAATGTCGTCGAGCAAATGCAGTCGCAGTTATATAGCTTACAAACCGGAACTAGTAATTTACAG GAAATACGCCAAGAATTGGAGGAGGAAAGAGCTGCGAAAAATTTGCTTAAAGAAAAACTTGCGATGACCGAGAATCAACATCGGCAGTCTCGCATTCGGGTCACCAAAATGGACCGCCAACTTCGAGAAGCTGAAGCGAGCATAGCCACTTTAACTGGCACTGTAAAAGTGCTTGAAGATCag TCTCGCCTAAGAGAGATACAACTGGAAGCACGGGCCAGAAAAATGAGAGAATCACTAAAAACTGGTGAAGTGGCGAGTGGTCATTTAGCACAGAAACGTGATGCACTACAAGCTGa AGTAACAGAATTGAAAGACCAGATTGAAAAACTATCGGCGAAATATAGCTCCACTATTAAACATTTAGAAAATCAGTTACAAGAAACTAAGTCTGCTTTGGAGGAACAGACTCTGTTAAATCGTAACAAGGACATGGAAATAGCAAATACGAAGAATACAACTTTAGCAGAGAGTCAGGCCACAGTTGAGCAATTGCTTACCAAAATAAGGGAACTTGAGAATAAAACCG CACACAACGTTGAACAAAAACAGCCGACTTCACGAGAAATGGAATTGTTAGCAGAACTGCAAGCAACAAAAGAGACACTGCGATTGGTAGAAGAAGAAGTTTTAGTGTTCAAACAGGAGAAAGTTCGATTCTTGGAAACGCTTGCAAAAATTGCT GAGTCAGACGACAAAGTAGGGATGCAACAAAAATTGGCGGCGGAACTTCTCAGCAAAGAGGAAATAGTAGGCAAGCTGCAGGTTCAAATAAGAGAATTGATCAAGAATGATAAATTACT TTCTCAAAAAGTTGTACAATATGAGCAGTATGTTAAGGTTTTACAAGCGCATAGAACTGGAATCTCGAATTTGGAAGAAAGTAACGAAGATTTTCAAAAagag ATCTTAGATTTACGAATGAAGCTTTTTGCTGAAATCAACCGGAACGAGGAGCTGACGGAAGCGCTGGCGAGGAAGGATCACCAGCTGGAACAGCAAGACAAGACGTCACGAGCCCAGGCAAGAGTCATCAAG GTGCGCGAGGAACTGATCAACATGCTAAAGAACAAGGAGACGGAGCAAACCCGCGAGCTGTTGGCGCTGCAACAGGACCTCGAGAATAGAATGAAAATTGTAGACGAA GTAAACAAGCAAATCGCGGCCAAGGCGGTGGAGATCCAGGAGCTGTTCGCGACGCTGGAGAGCAAGCAGCAGCAGATCCACCGGCTGGAAAAGATCGTGCTGATGCTGGAGGAGCAGCAGCGGCGGTCGCAGGCGCAGCGCACGCGTCACGAGGAGAAGATCGCCGCGCTCGAACACGAGCTCGCGGAAGGGTGTCGCCGGGAACG
- the LOC134806556 gene encoding uncharacterized protein LOC134806556 isoform X1, protein MTTKAQKDKPHMPGPKLVPRPTTASIARAALNASNRMSPQPQRSASTKTPSSPNLKKKHNIQRNLHDISTKAENQVDTKIQDLEPIVNTNTDVNNVKESIEETQYQGERPVISESLQDEPHLDIVPLPSDYDSIDTASTQSKSQPRTPMASRPQTPQSPGWTQVGDTRPNTPPRTQDSIRSTTPVSRPTTPRKAQPNSQTIPPPDVSLASSAYLRSDSSEVDDNDLMSAFTAKQKQFQQMKKELDVKQQAVLEAFDSLRSLRERLPRESGMGGGEGAVQELLVYNVADWPAEELEQLYRGAAAADTDGAMQLIESVPIDESNFNEVEAKMMNMPEQFSELCLQAFGARQELIDWVKELLLHSDNPQDCGEGEILQRIGNYNTQGRQLCEALRELKEQADVAVDTVAYFSKRMWRDQNALISVGKVLVRDVACLKQNLETQANVVEQMQSQLYSLQTGTSNLQEIRQELEEERAAKNLLKEKLAMTENQHRQSRIRVTKMDRQLREAEASIATLTGTVKVLEDQSRLREIQLEARARKMRESLKTGEVASGHLAQKRDALQAEVTELKDQIEKLSAKYSSTIKHLENQLQETKSALEEQTLLNRNKDMEIANTKNTTLAESQATVEQLLTKIRELENKTAHNVEQKQPTSREMELLAELQATKETLRLVEEEVLVFKQEKVRFLETLAKIAESDDKVGMQQKLAAELLSKEEIVGKLQVQIRELIKNDKLLSQKVVQYEQYVKVLQAHRTGISNLEESNEDFQKEILDLRMKLFAEINRNEELTEALARKDHQLEQQDKTSRAQARVIKVREELINMLKNKETEQTRELLALQQDLENRMKIVDEVNKQIAAKAVEIQELFATLESKQQQIHRLEKIVLMLEEQQRRSQAQRTRHEEKIAALEHELAEGCRRERKFLFF, encoded by the exons ATGACTACCAAAGCGCAGAAGGATAAGCCTC ATATGCCTGGGCCGAAGTTGGTGCCTAGGCCGACAACCGCGTCAATCGCGCGCGCAGCGCTTAACGCCTCCAACCGCATGTCTCCTCAGCCGCAGCGCTCCGCGTCGACTAAAACTCCAAGTTCGCCAAATTTAAAG AAAAAGCACAACATTCAACGAAATCTACATGACATCTCTACAAAGGCAGAGAACCAAGTGGATACAAAAATCCAAGATTTGGAACCGATCGTTAATACCAACACTGATGTAAATAATGTTAAG GAGAGCATTGAGGAGACTCAGTATCAGGGAGAAAGGCCAGTGATATCAGAGAGCCTGCAGGACGAACCTCATCTTGATATTGTACCATTGCCCTCGGATTACG ACTCTATAGACACGGCAAGTACACAGTCAAAGAGCCAGCCACGAACTCCAATGGCGAGCCGTCCGCAAACTCCTCAGAGTCCGGGATGGACGCAAGTAGGAGACACTCGGCCAAATACCCCCCCTAGAACACAGGACTCGATTCGGTCCACCACTCCCGTCAGTCGACCGACCACGCCTCGAAAAGCTCAACCCAATTCTCAAACAATACCACCGCCCGACGTGTCACTGGCCTCGTCTGCCTACCTACGTAGTGATAGCTCGGAAGTCGATGATAATGATCTCATGTCGGCTTTCACGGCGAAGCAGAAACAGTTCCAACAAATGAAGAAGGAATTGGATGTGAAACAA CAAGCGGTTCTAGAAGCGTTCGACAGCTTGCGCAGCCTGCGTGAACGTTTACCGCGCGAGAGCGGAATGGGCGGCGGCGAGGGTGCAGTGCAAGAGCTGCTGGTGTACAACGTCGCTGACTGGCCGGCGGAGGAGCTGGAGCAGCTCTAccgcggcgccgccgccgcagacACCGATGGAGCGATGCAACTTATTGAATCTGTCCCCATTG ATGAATCCAACTTTAATGAAGTAGAAGCCAAAATGATGAACATGCCAGAACAATTTTCTGAATTATGTCTCCAAGCGTTCGGAGCGCGACAAGAGCTCATAGATTGGGTTAAGGAACTTCTCCTGCATTCTGAtaac CCACAGGACTGCGGCGAAGGGGAAATATTGCAGAGAATTGGCAATTACAACACGCAAGGGCGTCAGCTTTGCGAGGCTTTGCGGGAACTTAAAGAACAAGCGGACGTTGCGGTGGATACAGTAGCATATTTTTCCAA GCGAATGTGGAGAGATCAAAATGCATTAATTAGTGTAGGAAAAGTGCTAGTCCGTGACGTGGCATGTCTCAAGCAGAACCTTGAAACGCAAGCGAATGTCGTCGAGCAAATGCAGTCGCAGTTATATAGCTTACAAACCGGAACTAGTAATTTACAG GAAATACGCCAAGAATTGGAGGAGGAAAGAGCTGCGAAAAATTTGCTTAAAGAAAAACTTGCGATGACCGAGAATCAACATCGGCAGTCTCGCATTCGGGTCACCAAAATGGACCGCCAACTTCGAGAAGCTGAAGCGAGCATAGCCACTTTAACTGGCACTGTAAAAGTGCTTGAAGATCag TCTCGCCTAAGAGAGATACAACTGGAAGCACGGGCCAGAAAAATGAGAGAATCACTAAAAACTGGTGAAGTGGCGAGTGGTCATTTAGCACAGAAACGTGATGCACTACAAGCTGa AGTAACAGAATTGAAAGACCAGATTGAAAAACTATCGGCGAAATATAGCTCCACTATTAAACATTTAGAAAATCAGTTACAAGAAACTAAGTCTGCTTTGGAGGAACAGACTCTGTTAAATCGTAACAAGGACATGGAAATAGCAAATACGAAGAATACAACTTTAGCAGAGAGTCAGGCCACAGTTGAGCAATTGCTTACCAAAATAAGGGAACTTGAGAATAAAACCG CACACAACGTTGAACAAAAACAGCCGACTTCACGAGAAATGGAATTGTTAGCAGAACTGCAAGCAACAAAAGAGACACTGCGATTGGTAGAAGAAGAAGTTTTAGTGTTCAAACAGGAGAAAGTTCGATTCTTGGAAACGCTTGCAAAAATTGCT GAGTCAGACGACAAAGTAGGGATGCAACAAAAATTGGCGGCGGAACTTCTCAGCAAAGAGGAAATAGTAGGCAAGCTGCAGGTTCAAATAAGAGAATTGATCAAGAATGATAAATTACT TTCTCAAAAAGTTGTACAATATGAGCAGTATGTTAAGGTTTTACAAGCGCATAGAACTGGAATCTCGAATTTGGAAGAAAGTAACGAAGATTTTCAAAAagag ATCTTAGATTTACGAATGAAGCTTTTTGCTGAAATCAACCGGAACGAGGAGCTGACGGAAGCGCTGGCGAGGAAGGATCACCAGCTGGAACAGCAAGACAAGACGTCACGAGCCCAGGCAAGAGTCATCAAG GTGCGCGAGGAACTGATCAACATGCTAAAGAACAAGGAGACGGAGCAAACCCGCGAGCTGTTGGCGCTGCAACAGGACCTCGAGAATAGAATGAAAATTGTAGACGAA GTAAACAAGCAAATCGCGGCCAAGGCGGTGGAGATCCAGGAGCTGTTCGCGACGCTGGAGAGCAAGCAGCAGCAGATCCACCGGCTGGAAAAGATCGTGCTGATGCTGGAGGAGCAGCAGCGGCGGTCGCAGGCGCAGCGCACGCGTCACGAGGAGAAGATCGCCGCGCTCGAACACGAGCTCGCGGAAGGGTGTCGCCGGGAACG
- the LOC134806556 gene encoding protein Hook homolog isoform X3 — protein MTTKAQKDKPHMPGPKLVPRPTTASIARAALNASNRMSPQPQRSASTKTPSSPNLKKKHNIQRNLHDISTKAENQVDTKIQDLEPIVNTNTDVNNVKESIEETQYQGERPVISESLQDEPHLDIVPLPSDYDSIDTASTQSKSQPRTPMASRPQTPQSPGWTQVGDTRPNTPPRTQDSIRSTTPVSRPTTPRKAQPNSQTIPPPDVSLASSAYLRSDSSEVDDNDLMSAFTAKQKQFQQMKKELDVKQQAVLEAFDSLRSLRERLPRESGMGGGEGAVQELLVYNVADWPAEELEQLYRGAAAADTDGAMQLIESVPIDESNFNEVEAKMMNMPEQFSELCLQAFGARQELIDWVKELLLHSDNPQDCGEGEILQRIGNYNTQGRQLCEALRELKEQADVAVDTVAYFSKRMWRDQNALISVGKVLVRDVACLKQNLETQANVVEQMQSQLYSLQTGTSNLQEIRQELEEERAAKNLLKEKLAMTENQHRQSRIRVTKMDRQLREAEASIATLTGTVKVLEDQSRLREIQLEARARKMRESLKTGEVASGHLAQKRDALQAEVTELKDQIEKLSAKYSSTIKHLENQLQETKSALEEQTLLNRNKDMEIANTKNTTLAESQATVEQLLTKIRELENKTAHNVEQKQPTSREMELLAELQATKETLRLVEEEVLVFKQEKVRFLETLAKIAESDDKVGMQQKLAAELLSKEEIVGKLQVQIRELIKNDKLLSQKVVQYEQYVKVLQAHRTGISNLEESNEDFQKEILDLRMKLFAEINRNEELTEALARKDHQLEQQDKTSRAQARVIKVNKQIAAKAVEIQELFATLESKQQQIHRLEKIVLMLEEQQRRSQAQRTRHEEKIAALEHELAEGCRRERKFLFF, from the exons ATGACTACCAAAGCGCAGAAGGATAAGCCTC ATATGCCTGGGCCGAAGTTGGTGCCTAGGCCGACAACCGCGTCAATCGCGCGCGCAGCGCTTAACGCCTCCAACCGCATGTCTCCTCAGCCGCAGCGCTCCGCGTCGACTAAAACTCCAAGTTCGCCAAATTTAAAG AAAAAGCACAACATTCAACGAAATCTACATGACATCTCTACAAAGGCAGAGAACCAAGTGGATACAAAAATCCAAGATTTGGAACCGATCGTTAATACCAACACTGATGTAAATAATGTTAAG GAGAGCATTGAGGAGACTCAGTATCAGGGAGAAAGGCCAGTGATATCAGAGAGCCTGCAGGACGAACCTCATCTTGATATTGTACCATTGCCCTCGGATTACG ACTCTATAGACACGGCAAGTACACAGTCAAAGAGCCAGCCACGAACTCCAATGGCGAGCCGTCCGCAAACTCCTCAGAGTCCGGGATGGACGCAAGTAGGAGACACTCGGCCAAATACCCCCCCTAGAACACAGGACTCGATTCGGTCCACCACTCCCGTCAGTCGACCGACCACGCCTCGAAAAGCTCAACCCAATTCTCAAACAATACCACCGCCCGACGTGTCACTGGCCTCGTCTGCCTACCTACGTAGTGATAGCTCGGAAGTCGATGATAATGATCTCATGTCGGCTTTCACGGCGAAGCAGAAACAGTTCCAACAAATGAAGAAGGAATTGGATGTGAAACAA CAAGCGGTTCTAGAAGCGTTCGACAGCTTGCGCAGCCTGCGTGAACGTTTACCGCGCGAGAGCGGAATGGGCGGCGGCGAGGGTGCAGTGCAAGAGCTGCTGGTGTACAACGTCGCTGACTGGCCGGCGGAGGAGCTGGAGCAGCTCTAccgcggcgccgccgccgcagacACCGATGGAGCGATGCAACTTATTGAATCTGTCCCCATTG ATGAATCCAACTTTAATGAAGTAGAAGCCAAAATGATGAACATGCCAGAACAATTTTCTGAATTATGTCTCCAAGCGTTCGGAGCGCGACAAGAGCTCATAGATTGGGTTAAGGAACTTCTCCTGCATTCTGAtaac CCACAGGACTGCGGCGAAGGGGAAATATTGCAGAGAATTGGCAATTACAACACGCAAGGGCGTCAGCTTTGCGAGGCTTTGCGGGAACTTAAAGAACAAGCGGACGTTGCGGTGGATACAGTAGCATATTTTTCCAA GCGAATGTGGAGAGATCAAAATGCATTAATTAGTGTAGGAAAAGTGCTAGTCCGTGACGTGGCATGTCTCAAGCAGAACCTTGAAACGCAAGCGAATGTCGTCGAGCAAATGCAGTCGCAGTTATATAGCTTACAAACCGGAACTAGTAATTTACAG GAAATACGCCAAGAATTGGAGGAGGAAAGAGCTGCGAAAAATTTGCTTAAAGAAAAACTTGCGATGACCGAGAATCAACATCGGCAGTCTCGCATTCGGGTCACCAAAATGGACCGCCAACTTCGAGAAGCTGAAGCGAGCATAGCCACTTTAACTGGCACTGTAAAAGTGCTTGAAGATCag TCTCGCCTAAGAGAGATACAACTGGAAGCACGGGCCAGAAAAATGAGAGAATCACTAAAAACTGGTGAAGTGGCGAGTGGTCATTTAGCACAGAAACGTGATGCACTACAAGCTGa AGTAACAGAATTGAAAGACCAGATTGAAAAACTATCGGCGAAATATAGCTCCACTATTAAACATTTAGAAAATCAGTTACAAGAAACTAAGTCTGCTTTGGAGGAACAGACTCTGTTAAATCGTAACAAGGACATGGAAATAGCAAATACGAAGAATACAACTTTAGCAGAGAGTCAGGCCACAGTTGAGCAATTGCTTACCAAAATAAGGGAACTTGAGAATAAAACCG CACACAACGTTGAACAAAAACAGCCGACTTCACGAGAAATGGAATTGTTAGCAGAACTGCAAGCAACAAAAGAGACACTGCGATTGGTAGAAGAAGAAGTTTTAGTGTTCAAACAGGAGAAAGTTCGATTCTTGGAAACGCTTGCAAAAATTGCT GAGTCAGACGACAAAGTAGGGATGCAACAAAAATTGGCGGCGGAACTTCTCAGCAAAGAGGAAATAGTAGGCAAGCTGCAGGTTCAAATAAGAGAATTGATCAAGAATGATAAATTACT TTCTCAAAAAGTTGTACAATATGAGCAGTATGTTAAGGTTTTACAAGCGCATAGAACTGGAATCTCGAATTTGGAAGAAAGTAACGAAGATTTTCAAAAagag ATCTTAGATTTACGAATGAAGCTTTTTGCTGAAATCAACCGGAACGAGGAGCTGACGGAAGCGCTGGCGAGGAAGGATCACCAGCTGGAACAGCAAGACAAGACGTCACGAGCCCAGGCAAGAGTCATCAAG GTAAACAAGCAAATCGCGGCCAAGGCGGTGGAGATCCAGGAGCTGTTCGCGACGCTGGAGAGCAAGCAGCAGCAGATCCACCGGCTGGAAAAGATCGTGCTGATGCTGGAGGAGCAGCAGCGGCGGTCGCAGGCGCAGCGCACGCGTCACGAGGAGAAGATCGCCGCGCTCGAACACGAGCTCGCGGAAGGGTGTCGCCGGGAACG